A stretch of DNA from Paenibacillus sp. FSL W8-0186:
GGCTTTGCTTCGGCATGTAAAGATAAGGCGTGTACATGTCGTTGTAAATGCTGATCGACTTGAGAATGACGAGTGTGGCTGTCGCCGGGGTCAGCAGCGGAAAAATAATCGAGCGATAAATCCGGAATAGCGAGGCACCTTCCGCCATGGCATTCTCATCGAGATCGACCGGAATGTTGCGGATGAACTGCAGGTACAGAATAATCTGAATGACGTCGGCTCCTATATACAGAATAATGGGCGCTCCCAGCGTATTATACAGTCCAAGCTGCTTAATGATTCCGAACGTGGCGACCTGGGTCGTAATGCTCGGAATGACCGTAGCGAATAAGTAGGCGCTAAACACCGCTTTTTTCAGCTTGAAAGTAAATCTGCCCAGCACGTAAGCGACCATGGTTCCAAAAATGATATTGAAGACAAGGGCAACGCAGATCATGATCAGCGTATTGGCGAACCCGTTCAGCAGCCCGCCTCGCTCGAATACGATTTTGAAATTGTCGAAGTTGAGAAAGCTGTCAGGCAGCGCCATTGTGCTTGCCGTATTGAATTCATCACTGGACTTGAAGGAGTTCACGATGATGACATAGGGAGGAAACAGGACGACGAATACGCCGATCAGCAGGGACAAGTATTTGATGATGTCGAGTCCGCTATATTT
This window harbors:
- a CDS encoding carbohydrate ABC transporter permease; translated protein: MNSKKYSGLDIIKYLSLLIGVFVVLFPPYVIIVNSFKSSDEFNTASTMALPDSFLNFDNFKIVFERGGLLNGFANTLIMICVALVFNIIFGTMVAYVLGRFTFKLKKAVFSAYLFATVIPSITTQVATFGIIKQLGLYNTLGAPIILYIGADVIQIILYLQFIRNIPVDLDENAMAEGASLFRIYRSIIFPLLTPATATLVILKSISIYNDMYTPYLYMPKQSLGVVTTVLMRFQGVNIADWNLISAAILLILLPTVVLYFVLQKYIFEGVTSGAVK